The genomic stretch GCGCCAGGACCGCCACCACGGTCGTCCCCATCCCGGTCAGGTCGTCCCGCGAGGCCGCCGTCTGGAACACGGAGCGGTTGGCCAGCTTGATCGCGGTGATGAGGCAGTTCGCCTCGAAGGAGCGGGCGGGGTCGACGCCGAAGGGCCAGGTGAGGTCCCGGTCGCGGTGGGCCCGGGCGACGAACGCCTCGAGCGTCTCGACGGCGAGCGCGGAGGCCACCTCGCCCGACTGGTGTCCGCCCATCCCGTCGGCCACCACCGCCAGGCCGATGGCCGGCTCGATGCGGAGCGTGTCCTCGTTGTGCTTGCGCTTGCGGCCGGGGTCGGTCAGGCCGTGGGCCTCGATCATCGCTGCCGGTCTCCGGCGCCAGGATAACAAGACCCGGCCGGCTAGGGAAGCGCGCCCAGGAACGCCCGGAGCGCCGCGTTGACGGCCGGCGGCTGCTCGAGCTGGGGGAAGTGCCCGGCCGCCTCCACCTCGACGAGCCGAGCCCCGGCGATCGTGGCGGCCAGGAACGCCGCGTACTTCGGCGGGGTGAGCCGGTCGTCCCGCCCTGAGACGATGAGCGTCGGGATCCGCATGGCGGCCAGCTTCGCCATGACATCGAAGCGGTCACAGGCGAGGAAGTCGCCGAGCGTCACCAGCGGGGGCGTCTCGCAGAGCGCGCGCTCGGCCTCGGTCACCGCGCCCGGCGCCGTCGCCGGACTGTAGGCCAGGCTCGCCACCAGGTGGGTCGCGCTGGGCGGATCCTCGCGGAAGAGCTCCAGGATGCGGGGCAGCACCCGCAGGCGCGCGCCTGTCCCGACCAGGACTAGCCCGATGAGCCGATCGGGGTGCGCCAGCGCGATCGTCTGGGCGATGGCGCCGCCCATCGAGTGCCCACCCAGGACGATGCGCTCGAGTCCCACCGCATCCAGGAAGCCGAGGAGCCAGGCCGCGTACTCCTCGACGTCCCGGTACCCGCGGCCTCCCGTCCCCCCGTGCCCCGGGAGATCGACGGCCAGGACCCGGCCCACATCGGCGAGCCCGGCGAGCTGCGGGCTCCAGACCTCGGCCCGGCCGCCGGCGCCGTGAACGAGGACGAGGGGCCGGCCCCGACCGGCGTCGAGGAAGGCGGCCGGCCGCCCGGCCACGGTGACGGTCGTCTTCGCGCTCATAGCACGGCGCCGCGGGCCGTGATCGGCCACAGCGCCTCCACCCGCCCACCGCGGACGCACACGTACCAGTCGTAGAGGTTGATGGTCGGGTCGCAGTGCCCGGGAATCAGCCAGAGCTGGTCGCCGAGGCGCGGCGTGGCACTCGGGTTCCGCAGCAGCAGGATCCCGTGCTCGTCCGAGGCCCGCTGGTACTCGACGTCGGGCCTCCCCTGGACCAGCGGCATGCCGGAATCGACAGCCAGCGCCTTGAGCCCGGCGTCGACCACCGCGCGGTCCCTCGCCGCCCGGCTCATCACGGTCGCCAGCACGAACAGCGCGTTCTCGAACTCGGATGGGAACCCGGCCACGCGCTTGTAATCCGCGTCCATGAAGACGTAGGACCCGGCCTGGATCTCCGTGTAGAGGCCGCTGGCCGATTCGAACTGGTAGGTCCCGGTCCCCGCGCCCGAGACGACCTCGCAGGCGAGGCCGCTCCGCTGGAGGAGCTCCACGGTGCCCCGCACCTGCCCGATGGCCTCTTCCATGACCTCGCGACGCTTGCCCAGGTCCTGGATGTGCTGGGCCCGGCCGTGATAGGCCTGGAGGCCGAGGAACCGGAGGCCCCGCTGCGCCGCGACGTGCCGGGCCAGGCGGACGGCCGGCTCGCCAGGCTCCACGCCGCAGCGCCGCATCCCGATGTCGATCTCGACGAGGACCGGCAGCCGGACCCCGAAGGCCCGGGCCGCTTCGTCCAGCGCCCCCACGTTGTCCGCATCGTCCACGCAGACGGCGACCTCCGCCTGCTTGACGAGGCCGACCAGCCGGGCGATCTTCCGGGCGCCGACGATCTCGTTGGTGACGAGCACGTTCCGCACGCCGCCGTACACCATCGCCTCGGCCTCGCCCACCTTCTGGCAGCAGGCGCCGACGGCCCCGCGGGCGACCTGGTGGAGGGCCACCACCGGGCACTTGTGGGTCTTGGCGTGCGGGCGGAGCCGGACCGGCTGCCCGGCGAAGTGGGCGGCCATCCGATCCAGGTTGCGCTCGTAGGCGTCGAGGTCGACGACGAGGGCCGGGGTCTCGATCTCGGCGACCGGCATGCCGACCTCGGCGGGCGGACGAGTCATGGCCCGACTCCTTTCGTGGTGTGCGGCTTGACACACCCTGGGGACTGGATGAGACTACAGGCCACCCGGTCCGCTGCCAAGTCAAAACATCCAGAAGGCCTCGAGACGAAGGAGGACGGCATGGCCGACGGTCGACAGGCGCTGACTTCGGTTCACTCCCCTCGCTGGTCGCGACGCGCCGTGCTGCGCCTCGGCGGCGCCGCCCTCGCCGGGGCGGCCACCGGCCCCTTCGTCTGGACGCCGGCCCGGGCCCAGGGCTTCAACTGGAAGCGCTTCCAGGGCAAGGAGCTGTTCCTGCTCTTCTACAAGCACCCCTGGGTCGACGAGATCGTGACGCACATCCCGGAGTTCGAGTCCCTGTCGGGGATGAAGGTGAAGCACGAGATCCTGCCGGAGGTCCAGGGCCGCCAGAAGCTGGTCGTGGAGATGACGGGGGGGTCGGGCGGCGTGGACGCCTTCCACTCCAGCATGCACGTCGAGAAGCGGCGGTTCTGGAAGTCGGGCTGGTACCACCCGCTCAACACCTTCCTCGAGGACAAGACCTTGACCCCGCCGGACTTCGACTGGAACGACATCGTCCCGGGCGCCAAGGCCGCGGTGGTCCAGCCCGACAAGACGATCAGCGGGATCCCGACCTTCGTCGACCCCTTCGTCCTCTTCTACCGGAAAGACCTGTACGCCCAGAAGGGCTGGAAGCCCCCGAAGACGCTGGCCGAGATGGAGACCCAGGCCAAGGCGCTCCACGGCCCCCCCGGCATGTATGGCATCGTCTACCGTGGCCTGAAGAACGCCAACGCGACCCCGTGGGCCTACATGCTCTTCGCGATGGGCGGGGACTATCTGACCAAGGACGGGAAGTCGGCCATCAACACGCCCGAGTGGGCGAAGACGATGGACACGTACGCCGGGATGCTGCGACGCTACGGGCCGCCCGGCGTGGTGAACTTCAACTGGTACGAGTGCTCGTCGGCCTTCATGCAGGGACAGGTCGCCATCTACTTCGACGGCGTGAACTTCGCCAACCAGTTCGAGGACCCGGCCAAGTCGAAGATCGCGGGCAAGGTCGGGTACGCGGTGCTCCCGTCGGGGCCGGGCGGCCACCACACCTGCACGTTCACCAACGCCATGGCGGTCTCCTCCCAGAGTCGCAACAAAGAGGCCGCCTACCTCTTCTGCGTCTGGTCGACGAGCAAGCCGAACGCGGTGCGGGAGCTGCTGGCGGGCGTGGGGGTCGGCCGCGCCTCGCCCTGGACCAACCCGGAGGTCAAGGCCAAGCCCAAGATGCCCCAGGACTGGTACGACGCTTACCTCGAGTCGCTGAAGATCGGCAAGCCGGGCCTCCCCGAGATCGTGGGGGTCACCGAGTACCGGGACATCATCGGCGTGGCGATCCAGCGCGCCATCGAGGGCGCGCCATCGGCCCAGGTCCTGGCCGACGCCCACAAGGACTTCCAGGAGCTCTTGAACAAGACGGAGGGGTAGCGCCATGCGGCACGCGACACGACTCTCCCGCCGCGCGGTCCTGCGCCTGAGCAGCGCCGCCCTCGCCGGCGCGGCCGCCGGGCCATTCGTCTGGACGCCGGCCCGGGCCCAGGGTTTCAACTGGAAGCGCTTCCAGGGCAAGGAGCTGTACCTGCTCCTCACCAAGCACCCGTGGATCGACGTGCTGGAGAAGAACATCGGCGAGTTCGAGTCGCTGTCGGGGATGAAGATCAAGTGGGAGACGCTCCCCGAGATCCAGGCGCGCCAAAAGCTCACCGTCGAGATGACCGGGGGGTCGAGCGGGATCGACGCGTTCTTCACCTCGCTCCACGTCGAGAAGAAACGCTTCTTCAAGGCCGGCTGGTACACACCGCTCAACCGTTTCATCGGGGATCCGACACTGACCAGCCCCGAGTTCGACTGGAACGACGTCACGGCCGGCGCCAAGGCCGGGGCGACGCAGGCGGACGGCAGCATCTCGGCCCTCCCCGCCTTCGTCGACGTGAACGTGCTCTTCTACCGGAAGGACGTCTTCGCGCAGAAGGGGCTCACCCCGCCGAAGACCTTGACCGAGCTCGAGCAGGTGGCGCAGAAGCTGCACTCGCCACCCGGCACCTACGGCATCGTGCTGCGCGGGCTGAAGAATGCCAACGCGACCCAGTATCCGAGCATCCTGTTCCCGATGGGCGGGGCTTACATCAAGGACGGCAAGGCGGCGCTGGATTCCAAAGAAAGCGTCCTAGCCATGGACCTCTACACGCGCCTGCTCCGCCAGTATGGCCCGCCCGGCGTCGTCAACTTCAACTGGTACGAGGCCTCGGCCGCGTTTTACCAGGGCCAGGTGGCGATGTACATGGACGGCGTGAACTTCGCGAGCCAGTTCGAGGACCCGGCGAAGTCCAAGGTCGCAGGCAAAGTTGGCTACACCCTCTTGCCGACGGGCCCCGCCGGCGCCGTGGCGCCGATTTACATCACGGGCATGGCCGTGTCCTCCGCGAGCCGCAACAAGGAGGCTGCGTACCTCTTCGCCCAGTG from Candidatus Methylomirabilota bacterium encodes the following:
- a CDS encoding protein phosphatase 2C domain-containing protein, whose protein sequence is MIEAHGLTDPGRKRKHNEDTLRIEPAIGLAVVADGMGGHQSGEVASALAVETLEAFVARAHRDRDLTWPFGVDPARSFEANCLITAIKLANRSVFQTAASRDDLTGMGTTVVAVLARDGRLHYAGVGDSRAYLVRGATLRQLTRDDSWIEAAIAQQLIDVAESYDHPFRHVLTKALGLQEDLDFEVSEEALQAGDRVLLCSDGLTTALSDADVLEILRAHDKD
- a CDS encoding alpha/beta fold hydrolase, which translates into the protein MSAKTTVTVAGRPAAFLDAGRGRPLVLVHGAGGRAEVWSPQLAGLADVGRVLAVDLPGHGGTGGRGYRDVEEYAAWLLGFLDAVGLERIVLGGHSMGGAIAQTIALAHPDRLIGLVLVGTGARLRVLPRILELFREDPPSATHLVASLAYSPATAPGAVTEAERALCETPPLVTLGDFLACDRFDVMAKLAAMRIPTLIVSGRDDRLTPPKYAAFLAATIAGARLVEVEAAGHFPQLEQPPAVNAALRAFLGALP
- a CDS encoding DSD1 family PLP-dependent enzyme → MTRPPAEVGMPVAEIETPALVVDLDAYERNLDRMAAHFAGQPVRLRPHAKTHKCPVVALHQVARGAVGACCQKVGEAEAMVYGGVRNVLVTNEIVGARKIARLVGLVKQAEVAVCVDDADNVGALDEAARAFGVRLPVLVEIDIGMRRCGVEPGEPAVRLARHVAAQRGLRFLGLQAYHGRAQHIQDLGKRREVMEEAIGQVRGTVELLQRSGLACEVVSGAGTGTYQFESASGLYTEIQAGSYVFMDADYKRVAGFPSEFENALFVLATVMSRAARDRAVVDAGLKALAVDSGMPLVQGRPDVEYQRASDEHGILLLRNPSATPRLGDQLWLIPGHCDPTINLYDWYVCVRGGRVEALWPITARGAVL
- a CDS encoding sugar ABC transporter substrate-binding protein, giving the protein MADGRQALTSVHSPRWSRRAVLRLGGAALAGAATGPFVWTPARAQGFNWKRFQGKELFLLFYKHPWVDEIVTHIPEFESLSGMKVKHEILPEVQGRQKLVVEMTGGSGGVDAFHSSMHVEKRRFWKSGWYHPLNTFLEDKTLTPPDFDWNDIVPGAKAAVVQPDKTISGIPTFVDPFVLFYRKDLYAQKGWKPPKTLAEMETQAKALHGPPGMYGIVYRGLKNANATPWAYMLFAMGGDYLTKDGKSAINTPEWAKTMDTYAGMLRRYGPPGVVNFNWYECSSAFMQGQVAIYFDGVNFANQFEDPAKSKIAGKVGYAVLPSGPGGHHTCTFTNAMAVSSQSRNKEAAYLFCVWSTSKPNAVRELLAGVGVGRASPWTNPEVKAKPKMPQDWYDAYLESLKIGKPGLPEIVGVTEYRDIIGVAIQRAIEGAPSAQVLADAHKDFQELLNKTEG
- a CDS encoding sugar ABC transporter substrate-binding protein, which produces MRHATRLSRRAVLRLSSAALAGAAAGPFVWTPARAQGFNWKRFQGKELYLLLTKHPWIDVLEKNIGEFESLSGMKIKWETLPEIQARQKLTVEMTGGSSGIDAFFTSLHVEKKRFFKAGWYTPLNRFIGDPTLTSPEFDWNDVTAGAKAGATQADGSISALPAFVDVNVLFYRKDVFAQKGLTPPKTLTELEQVAQKLHSPPGTYGIVLRGLKNANATQYPSILFPMGGAYIKDGKAALDSKESVLAMDLYTRLLRQYGPPGVVNFNWYEASAAFYQGQVAMYMDGVNFASQFEDPAKSKVAGKVGYTLLPTGPAGAVAPIYITGMAVSSASRNKEAAYLFAQWATNKPNAVRELTAGVGVGRIAAWDDPAVKGKGRMPVEWYSAYQASLKNGRQGLPEIVAVTEYRDIIGVAIQRAIEGAPAAQVCAQAQKEFQELLDKTEG